DNA from Onthophagus taurus isolate NC chromosome 2, IU_Otau_3.0, whole genome shotgun sequence:
ataaacatttaatgaactttttaataaaaccagaAAATACTGATccataaatgataaaataacatctctcccaaaaacattaaaacaataaattgatTCAAACGCAACTTGACGATCTAAATTTCGCATCAGACTTtgattatttacaattttatctatataatttattaaaatttgttcgTTCTCAACGCATCCAAGCGCTACTAAAATCCTTTTCTTTCTAAATTCAACGTTTTCCTCTAAATATCTTTTATACATATCCTCCCAGTCGTTTATATCGGCTTTTCTCAACCCGCCACAAAATACGTATTCTTCCATATTTGGCGATAAAACAACCGTattattagatttaaattctCGTAAAGTCTCAAAAGCGCTTGATTCGCATTGCGGGTCACGTAGATAACAAATTTGTGTCATTACAGCCACTCTCGTAAGCTTCGTCACGTGATCGTCTTCTTCCTTTTCATGAAACGTGAGCTGTTCAACGACATTTTTCAAACTCCTCAAGACGTACCcctaaaagattttattttatgcgtTGTTAATAATGTAAATGTTTCTACTTTAAATAAGTGTTCCACTTCTGATCGTTCAAGTTTATTAGCAAGGAAGACCATTtcagttaaaaatgttttaataggTAGATAATCCAATTCCTCAGACATATACATGCTTAAATCTAGGGCAACGGTATAACTTAATTCACCGGATTTCGCAAGATTAAATACGTCGTTAATTAACTGAGCTCGATTGACTGGGATAACGTTCGTGAACGTCTTtgttttaagataatttattattcGATCCCAATTATTCATATCATAATTCACTCTATAGAAACCTAATATAAtacaaagaaatgttttaattaagaaattttaaatctatattATCTTAACCTGTTTGTTGTTTATTTGCAATAACAAAGCCATTAACGGGAAAATTGTcgtttatttgaaaatctcgTTTATCAAACCAAAAATCGGCGGAGGTGTTTGAAAAATCGAAATCATCTCTTctcgaaaacataaaatttattggaattggccaaattagatttttgtttacggttttatattttttgattaaaaatcgtttctggaaaataaaaataaatcgatatttataaaaaatataaacaaaaacaaaaactagtGTAATCACGGATTTGGAatgtaataatttctttttgacaaaaataaacaCTTTTAATTAGCAAGAAatagtttcaaaaagaaatgcACAATAGAACATCCATGAAACACTCTCTGTATCGATTTGTATGTACAAAGATACAATAAAGTTTACATACACcccaaaaaatgataatatctcagctcctaaaatataattaatgttaattaatgCACTTTTTACCACtgtctagaactaacactagacgtagatgtagaaacattcggatttaggcGCACGTCTcacaagacggctaaacccgaattattctagttctaggtcttgtgttagttctagtgatagtataaaactagaactaacactagatctagaactagaaacattcggatttagccgcacgtctctcaagacggctaaactcgaattattctagttctaggtcttatgttagttctagtgacagtgtaaaactagaactaacactagacttagaactagatacattcgggtttagcggtgcgtctgaagacgcacggctatacctagaactagaatcattcgggtttagccgtcttgagagacgtgcggctaaacccgaatgattctaggtctagtgttggatTTAGTTTTGCaatagcactatcactagaactaacagaagacctagaattagaatcattgggtttagccgtcttgagagacgtgcggctaaacccgaatgattctaggtctagtgttggatTTAGTTTTGCaatagcactatcactagaactaacagaagacctagaattagaatcattgggtttagccgtcttgagaggcgtgcggctaaacacgaatgattctaggtctagtgttggatTTAGTTTTGCaatagcactatcactagaactaacagaagacctagaattagaatcattgggtttagccgtcttgagagacgtgcggctaaacccgaatgattctaagtctagtgttggATTTAGTTTTGCaatagcactatcactagaactaacagaagacctagaattagaatcattgggtttagccgtcttgagaggcgtgcggctaaacccgaatgtttctagttctagatctagtgttagttttagttttacactgtcactagaactaacacaagacctagaactagaataattagGGTTTAACAGTCTTGTtagacgtgcggctaagcccgaatgtttctagttctagatctagtgttagttctagttttaattgttatgcagtgctatacctagaactagaatcattcgggtttagccgtcttgagagacgtgcggctaaacccgatactttcagttctaggtctagtgttagttctagtttcagttcaataaaaatatacaacatagtgatatcttatgctaactagcactaTTTATCACTGTGTCTAGAACTCACAtcagatctagaactagaaacattcgggcttagccgcacgtctcacaagactgctaaacccgaattattctagttctaggtcttgtgttagttctagtgacagtgtaaaactaaaactaacagtAGATCtcgaactagaaacattcggatttagccgcacgtctctcaagacggctaaacccgaattattctagttctaggtcttgtgttagttctaggtctagtgttagttctagttttaattgttatgcagtgctagacctagaactagaatcattcgggtttagccgtcttgagagacgtgcggctaaacccgaatgattctagttcttggtctagcgttGGATTTAGTTTTGTAatagcactatcattagaactgacacaagacctagaacctGACCTAAACctgatactttctagttctaggtctagtgttagttctagtttcagttcaataaaaatatacaacatagtggTATCTTATGCTAGCTAGCACTATTTATCACTGTGTCTAGAACTAACatcagacctagaactagaaacaatcggGCTTAACCGCACGTCTCacaagactgctaaacccgaattattctagttctaggtcttgtgttagttctagtgacagtgtaaaactagaactaacactagatctagaactaaaaacattcggaattagccgcacgtctctcaagatggctaaacctgaattattctagttctaggtcttgtgttagttctaggtctagtgttagttctagttttaattgttatgcagtgctagacctagaactagaatcattcgggtttagccgtcttgagagacgtgcggctaaacccaataCTTTcagtttctaggtctagtgttagttccagtttcagttcaataaaactatacaacatagtgatatcttatgctaactagcactacTTATCACtgtctctagaactaacatcagacctagaaatagaaacattcggccttagccgcacgtctttcaagactgctaaacccgaattattctagttctagatcttgtgttagttctagtgatagtgctagtgcaaaactagaactaatactagaccagaactagaactagatactttttagtgttagttctagttttagttcaataaaaatatgcaacttaatgatattttatgctaactacgctacttaccactgtctctagaactaacatcaCACCTAAAAATAGCAACATTCAGGTTTTGCCAttttaagagacgcacggttaaacagaatgtttttagttctaggtctagtgctggTGTAAgcctagttttatttgttattcagcgctagatagttgtatatttttattgagctataacggacactgaTAGACTTTTTTTTAGGACTCTAGGTAgacttttttgagttaaagatatgattatgttttgtgttccccttgattaataataacttatatagtttttatgtaaaatatggaaataatatGGACTTcttaaatgttttgttaagatattatcattttccggGCTGTATGTAAACTTTATTGTATAACTGTATATAAGTTATAGGCAGATGGTTATTGTAGGAAAACATTTTCCCAAAGTCAAAATCAGACATAAAAAGATATCCCAGAAATCCTAACCCGGAATCATATatcaataaatagaaaatagcATACTACGTGCTAAATGATTATCTTGggcaaaaatatcaaaaatagataacatacagaaaaacattcCTAAAACAACCATTTACCTCCAACACTACTTAAATACTTGTTTTAACGTAATCGCTCCAGTTTTATAATTCCTATTCATTTTTACAACAGGATATCCTTCTTGATTCATCCACGAGCTCAATACATAACTAATATTAAACCCATTTAACATAGAACTCTTATTAGTGATATCAATTTCTGTTTGAAATGCTTGATAAAGATCGTCCGGTGTAgctgtattaaatttttttgtcattaaATACATGTTGAGAGCATccttaaaaattggttttgttaaaaaatgttttgccaTGCGAATTATAGCGGCAGCTTTATTATAAGTTATCATAATTGGAGCACCCTCGTTGTCAGAACTTTCGTAATTCATTGGAACAGATTTATTAGTGCTATCATAATGAAGAGCTTCATGGATTACGAAGAGAAATTGTTCGTTTAATCTCCATGTGGGCTCGACCTAAAAAAATTGCGTAAAAATTGcggtatatttttaaattaaactaacgAGGGAAGCCGCTAAATATTCGAAATATGTAGCAAATCCTTCGTTTAACCAAGAATATTTCCACCAATTTAACGTTACTAAGTTTCCAAACCATTGGTGTGCATTTTCGTGGGAAATAACTGTACAAACGTCTTGTTTTTGATTATTGGTCGAGTGATccttagaaaataataaatacgatTCTCTATAAGTTATTAATCCCCAATTTTCCATTGCCCCTAAAAATGGTTTATCTGGAATCGCAACTTGATCCAATTTTGGTAATGCATATGGTATTCCAAAATAAGCTTCAAGAACTTTTTGGACTTTTAATCCAGTTTTTAAAGCGTATTCGCCAAatcctttattaatattttcggaTTTTCCAAAAACCCTTTGGTTGTTTTCGCTAATAGATGTGAATTGAGATACAATGAGAGCCACTAAATATGTTGACATAGAAACTGTTTCTGCGTAAACATCCTTGTATAAACCATTACCTAAATCACtgagttaattaataagttatatataagtaataaataaatcgtttacaTGGTTTTTGATAGTGGCGAGTTAGATATTGAATTGTAATCGTTTGACCTGATTATAGAAATATTAAAGGTAGCTTTATATTCTGGTTCATCGAAACAAGGAAATGCTTTTCTTGCTGCTGAAGGTTCAAATTGGCTGGCGATAAATGTTCTtagaaaaaaggaaaaattaatgatgaaatttaattaaataaataagcttacttttcttgattattttcggtatattttccaaaaaataatcCGTCGATATCATTTTGTAAAGTACCAATATATTTGGTGAAAATTATAACATACTTTTTAtccttcaacatttttttatccattgtaataataaagaaattgctttcttcatttcttgagacataatttattaaaactaaattccCAAATGTATCTGTAACTTTTACCGCGTTGTCATCTATAGATAATTTCTCAGCATGCAATGTTAAATTAATGGTATTTTCTACAAcaactatttttattgcaGCACTTCCTTTAAACGCAGGATTATTTGTATTTAGGTTTAAAGCAGGTTCTAATGTAATATCATAACTGATCGGTTTTATACTTTTCGGTAATCTTATTCCATTAGATTGCTTTGTATAAGGTTTATAAGGGCATGGACATtcaattgataattttaataaagatattgaGATAAAGAGAATTAAGTCTTTGCCATGTAATACATACATCTGacattttctttcaaatttgacatatcgattgtaaaaactaatttttaatatttatgatcAATACATTGTGTAAAATCACGATTCTGCATCAAGGTCATTGACTCTAATTGTaagtaagaaattttatgttaCGTTATGGCTGTTGTGCAATGTTTGAAATTGTCAAGGTCAAAGTGATTTAATAACttacattacatagattaTATAttgggtaggcggaccaaccaactcTGCAACCAACTATGCACTGTCAGCGAAGTCTTTCTTCAGTCCACAGTCCAGTGCCGGCGCTAGTAAATGAAGAGCCAGGGTCCGGGAAGCGGAGCGACGCCCCCCCCCCCCCCAAGCATTTTGGACGGAATGCGGGGGGGGAGCGCCCAAAATGCgggggaaaaattaaaaaatgcattttaattaaagaaaaaaaatatgatcaaAGAACTCCCAACTCCCAAAATGATCTAAtgcttctaaaaaactaaatactgctttctgaagactagatactgatCTGGCAgattaaatattgctttctgaagactagatactgccgtcaggtctaaatacagcatctggaacactaaatactgctttctaaagactaaaattgctttgtggagactaaatcctgctttctgaagactggatactgctgacaggtctaagtactgcaaaagaaagataagatattgttggagaaaacatacataacgttggcaaaagactagatactgcttctaaaaaactagatactgcttctagaagactaaatactgcgttctgaagactagatacttccgacatgtctaaatacagcgtctggaacactaaatactgccttctaaagactaaaattgttttgtggagactaaatactgctttctgaagactagatactgctaacaggtctaaataatgcaaaagaaagaaaatattatggagaaaacatatataacttcggcagaagactagatactgcttctagaagactagatactgcttctagaagactagatactgcttctagaagactaaatacagCTTTCTGAAGAgtagatacttccgacaggtctaaatacagcgtctggaacactaaatactgccttctaaagactaaaattgctttgtggagactaaatactgctttctgaagactagatactgctgacaagtataagtactgcaaaagaaagatgagatattgttggaaaaaacatacaaaccgttggcagaagactagatactgcttctggaagactaaatattgctttctgaagactagatacttccaaCAGGTGTAAATACAgagtctggaacactaaatactgccttctaaagactaaaattgctttgtggagactaaatactgctttctgaagactagataccgctgacaggtctaagtactgcaaaagaaagataagatattgttggagaaaacatacataacgttggcagaagactagatactgcttctagaagactagatactgcttctagaagactaaatactgctttctgaagactagatacttccgacaggtctgaatacagcgtctggaacactaaatactgccttctaaagactaaaattgctttgtggagactaaatactgctttctgaagactagatactgctaacaggtctaaatactgcaaaagaaagataaaatattttggagaaaacatatataacttcggcagaagactagatactgcttctagaagactagatactgcttctagaagactaaatactgctttctgaagactagatactgccgacaggtctaaatacagcatctggaacactaaatactgctttctaaagactaaaattgctttgtggagactaaatcctgctttctgaagactagataccgctgacaggtctaagtactgcaaaagaaagataagatattgttggagaaaacatacataacgttggcagaagactagatactgcttctagaagactagatactgcttctagaagactaaatactgctttctgaagattagatacttccgacaggtctaaatacagcgtctgctttctgaagactagatactgccgacaggtctaaatacagcatgtggaacactaaatactgctttctaaagactaaaattgctttgtggaga
Protein-coding regions in this window:
- the LOC111421565 gene encoding aminopeptidase N-like — protein: MYVLHGKDLILFISISLLKLSIECPCPYKPYTKQSNGIRLPKSIKPISYDITLEPALNLNTNNPAFKGSAAIKIVVVENTINLTLHAEKLSIDDNAVKVTDTFGNLVLINYVSRNEESNFFIITMDKKMLKDKKYVIIFTKYIGTLQNDIDGLFFGKYTENNQEKTFIASQFEPSAARKAFPCFDEPEYKATFNISIIRSNDYNSISNSPLSKTIDLGNGLYKDVYAETVSMSTYLVALIVSQFTSISENNQRVFGKSENINKGFGEYALKTGLKVQKVLEAYFGIPYALPKLDQVAIPDKPFLGAMENWGLITYRESYLLFSKDHSTNNQKQDVCTVISHENAHQWFGNLVTLNWWKYSWLNEGFATYFEYLAASLVEPTWRLNEQFLFVIHEALHYDSTNKSVPMNYESSDNEGAPIMITYNKAAAIIRMAKHFLTKPIFKDALNMYLMTKKFNTATPDDLYQAFQTEIDITNKSSMLNGFNISYVLSSWMNQEGYPVVKMNRNYKTGAITLKQKRFLIKKYKTVNKNLIWPIPINFMFSRRDDFDFSNTSADFWFDKRDFQINDNFPVNGFVIANKQQTGFYRVNYDMNNWDRIINYLKTKTFTNVIPVNRAQLINDVFNLAKSGELSYTVALDLSMYMSEELDYLPIKTFLTEMVFLANKLERSEVEHLFKGYVLRSLKNVVEQLTFHEKEEDDHVTKLTRVAVMTQICYLRDPQCESSAFETLREFKSNNTVVLSPNMEEYVFCGGLRKADINDWEDMYKRYLEENVEFRKKRILVALGCVENEQILINYIDKIVNNQSLMRNLDRQVAFESIYCFNVFGRDVILSFMDQYFLVLLKSSLNVYKIIIEVASILHSKEDRIKIKNLNQKYGQKYFGYALKIIDENIEWKNQYVPNIEKWFISHKKDF